In one window of Paraflavitalea soli DNA:
- a CDS encoding AraC family transcriptional regulator — protein sequence MKAHLMKIHLDAEHSFSVRHDIAPHFYDHWHYHPELELVHIIKGYGRQFIGDHIHHFKANDMILLGADLPHWFRSDEKFLRKNSTLQVEAIIVHFTPECLGADFFRLPENKDLLKLFDKAQQGVRIKNQTRALVAEYMQQLVTARKSERIILLMQVLHTIAGSRQTKTVCSKGLDFHYNDREADRMNNIYQYIMKNFSREISLEQIAKVAHISPNSFCRYFKSRIKKTFSQFLMEVRIGHACKLLAETQKSIAEVCYESGFNNFSNFNRHFKSITTKTPMAHRKHYQNTE from the coding sequence ATGAAGGCCCACTTAATGAAGATCCACCTGGATGCTGAACATTCCTTCAGCGTGCGGCATGATATAGCACCTCATTTTTATGACCATTGGCATTATCATCCCGAGCTGGAGCTGGTACATATAATCAAGGGGTATGGGCGGCAGTTTATTGGTGATCACATCCACCACTTCAAGGCCAATGACATGATATTGCTGGGCGCTGATCTGCCACACTGGTTTCGCAGCGATGAAAAGTTCCTGCGCAAGAATTCCACCTTACAGGTAGAGGCCATCATTGTTCATTTTACGCCGGAATGCCTGGGGGCCGATTTCTTCCGGTTGCCGGAGAATAAAGACCTGCTCAAACTGTTTGATAAAGCTCAACAGGGCGTTCGTATTAAGAACCAGACTCGGGCCCTGGTGGCGGAATATATGCAGCAGTTGGTAACGGCCCGCAAAAGCGAACGCATCATCCTGCTTATGCAGGTGCTGCATACGATCGCAGGATCAAGGCAAACAAAGACGGTATGTAGTAAGGGGCTCGATTTTCATTACAATGACAGGGAGGCGGATCGTATGAATAATATCTACCAGTATATCATGAAGAACTTCTCCCGCGAGATCAGCCTGGAGCAGATCGCTAAAGTGGCCCATATCAGTCCCAATTCTTTCTGCCGGTATTTTAAGTCCCGTATCAAGAAGACCTTTTCACAGTTCCTGATGGAAGTGCGCATTGGTCATGCCTGCAAGCTGCTGGCTGAGACGCAAAAGAGTATTGCGGAAGTATGTTATGAAAGCGGCTTCAATAATTTCTCCAATTTCAACCGCCATTTCAAATCCATTACCACCAAAACACCCATGGCGCACAGGAAACATTATCAGAATACGGAATAG
- a CDS encoding TonB-dependent receptor → MKSVIKYLITLCCVLFIQSLYAQSGPCKGKVIDGITKEPIAHASIQINNAKQGTYTNNKGEFEWPFNGTQQELLVSFIGYQPLTVLVNQQQSSLVIELQSSNNTMQEVVISANRDVARRSQAPVAINTLTAKTIQDTRPITADQVLNKVSGVYMVNLGNEQHSMSIRQPMTTKSLFLYLEDGIPIRTTGLFNHNALLEMNMAAVRNIEVIKGPSSSLYGSEAIGGVVNFITLAPTALPSLKLSVQGNDIGYKRADVQTGFTSGKWGVSVNGYYADKRNSYIEYSDFHKEIVSARIDYRFSEKTMLTNSITWMDYYSDMPGGIDSTRFANRSFSNPQTFTYRKVRSLRYRSTLNHVWNDRSKSSVSLLYRDNSIGQNPAYAVKDDYRRQGNGWVGKKDLAHGEINDASFNSYVLIAQHKQQFGWKDAAIIGGISADISPSTYRADYIRIKKDSVSGKYLGYESKDSVLTHYRSNINNYAAFLNMELSPVEKLRIVASLRYDLFQYKFDNYLKPSAFSGSPDTTNHFSAVSPKIGFTYNFSRSIGVYANYSQGFVPPQVTEMYKGVKVPNLDPSVFYNYEAGGWISLLKGKLSADLSIYYLDGTNEVVSVKLDDGSTENRNAGKTLHKGIEMGINANPVKDISFRFSGAYSRHEFTSFNEKGVKYDGNEMNGAPNWIYNTEVWYRPSYVKGLRVGVEWQHLGSYWLDPVNTVKYPGFNVVHLRAGYLWKGYEVWVNAINLGDSYYAYTASKSSFGYSYNPAEPRNINVGLSCDFGQFFKK, encoded by the coding sequence ATGAAATCAGTGATCAAATACCTTATCACGCTTTGTTGCGTATTGTTCATACAATCCCTGTACGCCCAATCGGGCCCCTGTAAGGGAAAAGTAATTGATGGTATTACCAAAGAGCCTATAGCCCATGCTTCCATCCAGATCAACAACGCGAAGCAGGGAACTTATACGAATAACAAAGGAGAGTTTGAATGGCCATTCAATGGCACACAGCAGGAACTGCTTGTATCTTTTATAGGTTACCAACCACTTACTGTGTTGGTCAATCAACAGCAATCCTCCCTGGTGATCGAGTTGCAGTCCAGCAACAACACCATGCAGGAAGTAGTGATCTCTGCCAACCGCGATGTGGCGCGCCGTTCACAGGCACCCGTGGCGATCAATACCCTCACCGCGAAGACAATACAGGATACCCGGCCCATTACGGCCGACCAGGTACTGAATAAAGTAAGTGGCGTATACATGGTCAACCTGGGCAATGAGCAGCATTCCATGAGTATTCGCCAGCCAATGACCACCAAGAGCCTGTTCCTCTACCTCGAAGACGGTATTCCCATTCGTACTACAGGTTTGTTCAACCACAATGCTTTGCTGGAAATGAATATGGCGGCTGTACGTAACATCGAAGTGATCAAAGGGCCTTCCTCTTCTCTCTATGGTAGTGAGGCCATTGGTGGGGTAGTGAACTTCATCACCCTGGCACCTACTGCCCTTCCTTCGCTGAAACTGTCCGTACAAGGCAATGATATCGGCTATAAAAGGGCCGACGTGCAGACCGGCTTCACCAGCGGCAAATGGGGCGTAAGTGTAAATGGCTATTATGCCGATAAACGCAATAGCTATATTGAGTACAGCGACTTTCATAAAGAGATCGTAAGCGCCCGCATTGATTATCGCTTCAGCGAAAAGACAATGCTTACCAACAGCATCACCTGGATGGATTACTACAGTGATATGCCGGGGGGAATTGACAGTACCAGGTTTGCCAATAGATCATTCAGCAATCCGCAGACCTTTACTTACCGCAAGGTGAGGTCCCTGCGCTACCGCTCCACCCTCAACCATGTATGGAATGACAGGAGCAAGAGCAGTGTATCCCTGCTGTACCGCGACAATAGCATTGGCCAAAATCCTGCTTATGCTGTAAAAGATGATTACCGCCGGCAGGGTAATGGCTGGGTAGGTAAAAAAGACCTGGCCCATGGGGAGATCAACGATGCTTCCTTCAACAGTTATGTGTTGATTGCGCAACACAAACAACAGTTTGGCTGGAAAGATGCCGCGATCATTGGTGGCATCAGTGCCGACATAAGCCCGTCTACTTACCGGGCCGATTATATCCGCATCAAAAAGGATTCCGTTTCCGGCAAGTACCTGGGTTATGAATCCAAAGACAGTGTACTTACACATTACCGCAGTAATATCAACAACTATGCAGCCTTCCTCAATATGGAGCTGTCACCTGTGGAGAAGTTGCGCATCGTAGCTTCTTTGCGCTATGATCTTTTCCAATACAAATTTGATAATTACCTGAAGCCATCTGCCTTCAGCGGATCGCCCGATACTACCAATCACTTCAGTGCCGTGAGCCCCAAGATTGGCTTTACTTACAACTTCAGTCGCTCAATAGGTGTTTATGCCAACTATAGCCAGGGTTTTGTACCGCCACAGGTTACAGAAATGTACAAGGGGGTAAAAGTACCCAACCTCGATCCTTCGGTTTTCTATAATTATGAGGCTGGTGGCTGGATCAGCCTGCTGAAAGGAAAGTTAAGTGCCGACCTGAGTATTTATTATCTCGATGGCACCAATGAAGTAGTATCCGTAAAACTGGATGATGGTTCTACGGAGAACCGCAATGCCGGTAAGACCTTGCACAAGGGTATTGAAATGGGTATTAATGCCAACCCTGTAAAAGATATCAGTTTCCGTTTTAGCGGCGCGTATAGTCGCCATGAATTTACCAGCTTCAATGAGAAAGGCGTTAAGTACGATGGCAATGAAATGAATGGCGCACCCAACTGGATCTACAATACCGAGGTATGGTACCGTCCTTCTTATGTAAAAGGTTTACGGGTAGGCGTGGAGTGGCAACACCTGGGCAGTTACTGGCTCGATCCCGTCAATACCGTGAAATACCCCGGCTTCAATGTGGTACACCTGCGGGCAGGTTATCTATGGAAGGGGTATGAGGTGTGGGTGAATGCCATCAACCTGGGCGATAGCTATTATGCCTACACCGCCAGTAAAAGCAGTTTCGGGTATAGTTATAATCCGGCTGAGCCACGCAATATCAATGTAGGCTTGTCCTGCGATTTTGGTCAATTCTTTAAAAAATAA
- a CDS encoding PepSY domain-containing protein → MSLRQYIRRHMYRWHRIASLIIAIPVLLWAFSGFMHPLMTNIRPQVATQRLSTPVIDTSKIRVSLANALAKNRMDSFSQFRLVVMSGNWFYQVALPGNKVLKYFSAENGKLLPQGDELYARYLAKQFLEGDEQVPAAAGAAAHKMLASLKPEPLPDGSTTDAAEALNGDHDCCTNTMAAIMNTTKGAKVSKVQFIEQFDGEYKYVSRYLPAYKVSFDRADGVRIYVETAQDRFAFAVDNKRAAFDTFFSLFHTLSWLDVLGKGKHVVEILIMLLAMFTTVMGLYMFFTTKTKNVKGNTTIRARRIHRYTSLTASLFTLLFTFSGAFHAFEKLTTETRDQYVDHHFAAAQAIPDWQKLYAAAGPDKLITNVSLVTMQDGLYWQVFNKNSKPEMRKAAAAGGKDLMKSMSVPPPTTLYVGLKDYAVLPAGEEQYARWLATSFSERPADKIISTRVITKFEDEYGFVNKRLPVWKIGYAENSQERYYVETSTGKLATVVNDKDLVEGYSFALFHKHHFMDWGGKMLRDISTMFWALMQVMMVLVGLWFWMKTRKNSR, encoded by the coding sequence ATGTCCCTTCGTCAATATATCCGCCGGCATATGTACCGGTGGCACCGCATAGCCAGCCTCATCATTGCCATTCCGGTATTGTTGTGGGCTTTCAGTGGCTTTATGCATCCGCTGATGACCAATATCCGGCCGCAGGTAGCTACCCAACGGTTATCCACGCCTGTTATTGATACTTCGAAGATCAGGGTGTCATTGGCCAATGCCCTGGCAAAGAACAGGATGGATAGTTTTAGCCAGTTCAGATTGGTAGTCATGAGTGGCAACTGGTTTTACCAGGTGGCCCTGCCGGGCAATAAGGTATTGAAATATTTCAGTGCTGAAAACGGCAAGCTGTTGCCGCAGGGCGATGAACTCTATGCGCGGTACCTGGCCAAACAATTCCTGGAGGGAGACGAACAGGTACCGGCAGCTGCGGGCGCAGCAGCGCATAAGATGCTGGCCTCGCTAAAACCGGAGCCCTTGCCCGATGGCAGTACCACCGATGCTGCCGAAGCATTGAATGGTGACCATGATTGCTGCACCAATACCATGGCTGCTATCATGAATACTACCAAAGGCGCCAAAGTAAGTAAGGTGCAATTCATAGAGCAGTTTGATGGCGAATACAAATATGTGAGCCGTTACCTGCCTGCTTACAAAGTAAGTTTTGATCGTGCGGATGGGGTGCGCATTTATGTGGAGACCGCCCAGGACCGTTTTGCTTTTGCTGTAGACAACAAACGGGCAGCTTTTGATACTTTCTTCTCTTTGTTCCATACGTTGAGCTGGCTGGATGTATTGGGCAAGGGGAAACATGTGGTGGAAATATTGATCATGCTGCTGGCCATGTTTACCACTGTGATGGGCCTGTACATGTTCTTTACTACGAAGACGAAAAATGTCAAAGGCAACACGACAATCCGCGCCCGCCGAATACACCGGTACACCTCCCTTACAGCTTCCTTGTTTACCCTCCTGTTTACCTTCAGCGGGGCCTTTCATGCTTTTGAAAAACTAACTACGGAGACAAGGGATCAATATGTCGACCATCATTTTGCCGCTGCACAAGCTATTCCCGACTGGCAAAAACTCTATGCAGCGGCAGGACCGGATAAGCTGATCACCAACGTATCGCTGGTAACTATGCAGGATGGTCTCTATTGGCAGGTATTCAATAAGAACAGTAAACCCGAAATGAGGAAGGCTGCTGCCGCCGGAGGTAAGGACCTCATGAAAAGCATGAGTGTGCCACCGCCCACCACCCTGTATGTGGGGCTAAAGGATTATGCAGTGCTGCCAGCTGGTGAAGAGCAATATGCGCGCTGGCTGGCAACCTCTTTCAGTGAGAGACCGGCTGATAAGATCATTAGTACCAGGGTCATCACAAAGTTTGAGGATGAATATGGTTTTGTGAACAAGCGGCTGCCGGTGTGGAAGATAGGTTATGCGGAGAACAGCCAGGAACGTTATTATGTAGAAACCAGCACGGGCAAACTGGCCACGGTGGTCAACGACAAGGACCTGGTGGAAGGATACAGTTTTGCCCTGTTCCACAAGCACCATTTTATGGATTGGGGTGGTAAGATGCTGAGGGATATCAGTACCATGTTCTGGGCCCTGATGCAGGTGATGATGGTGCTGGTGGGCCTGTGGTTCTGGATGAAAACAAGAAAAAATAGCCGTTAA
- a CDS encoding porin family protein has protein sequence MKKYCVLILVLVAGCLTTYAQVKVGLKGGININNVKYRDADPNTASIGFNTGLLARIQVSDKFFIRPELQYSVKGYRYPVTGGSGNVTSRLNYINLPVLAGFPIGSKLQFLIGPEFGYLVKATSKFGGNKSDITNLYQHFDWGLDLGAAFHLMPDLGVEVRYNYGFRGLIKGITTDANGNPTGSMKDGANRVFQAGLFYML, from the coding sequence ATGAAAAAGTATTGCGTTCTGATCCTGGTGTTAGTAGCTGGCTGCCTCACCACTTATGCCCAGGTGAAAGTTGGTCTGAAAGGCGGCATCAACATTAATAATGTCAAATACCGGGATGCCGATCCCAATACAGCCAGCATCGGGTTCAATACAGGACTGCTGGCCCGGATACAGGTCAGTGACAAGTTCTTTATCAGACCCGAACTGCAATACTCCGTAAAAGGCTATCGCTACCCGGTAACAGGTGGCAGCGGGAACGTCACCAGCCGGCTCAACTATATAAACCTGCCGGTACTCGCCGGCTTCCCCATTGGATCCAAACTCCAGTTCCTGATCGGTCCCGAATTTGGGTATCTCGTCAAAGCCACTTCAAAATTTGGCGGCAACAAATCTGATATTACCAACCTCTACCAGCATTTCGACTGGGGCCTCGACCTGGGCGCCGCCTTTCACCTCATGCCCGACCTGGGGGTAGAAGTACGTTACAATTATGGTTTCCGCGGATTGATCAAAGGCATCACTACCGATGCAAACGGCAACCCTACCGGCAGCATGAAAGATGGCGCCAACCGGGTTTTCCAGGCCGGACTGTTTTACATGTTATAA
- a CDS encoding tetratricopeptide repeat-containing sensor histidine kinase, translating into MKQRLLAVCLWWLWAYQAPAQTPYIDSLTQELKGSLADTSRAYSMMRLGIALETVDTALCSRTYNEGIQFASSKGLDYQAALLYFNRAYLYIARASYQEAEKTLDSALVFLGRSSHVNTLFKTASVYATLSEVKRHQGDYQQAVAWQNKAIELYIKLDKPASLLTAYINQASVFKDLNEFVKEEEYGRKALAIARSTGRRQDLFSAHFTIALALTMQNQYQKADDHIDSSRKYYDENYAHQAVISYHLVAGLIDMNLNRLASANEHFTKTGQIAEQAKDVFGNIQARLQLARVLTLQKKFREGEALLLAIQKERADLQMNHQVILLDYLARLYEEWGDAKKALPYYKKYKEVSDSMSSIQNKQYASNLEVQYQTAQKEATIQQLEADKKFQQLNIRQKNTLNYILIGGAVGLLVISLLTYRNYRHKQKLQQQRINELETEQQLTAAEAVLKGEEQERTRLAKDLHDGLGGMLSGIKYSLRTVKENLVMTPANALAFERSMDMLDSSIQEMRRVAHNMMPETLVKFGLDAALKDFCNDITQSNALQVTYQSIGMNGPDISQTTTITIYRIVQELINNAIKHAAARTSIVQISRTGDKVSLTVEDDGGGFDPAILQGTKGLGWSNIQNRVGYLKGNTDIRSEPGKGTSVLIEFETA; encoded by the coding sequence ATGAAACAAAGGCTGTTGGCAGTTTGCTTATGGTGGCTGTGGGCGTATCAGGCTCCGGCACAAACGCCTTATATTGACAGCCTTACCCAGGAATTGAAAGGATCATTGGCCGATACTTCCAGGGCCTATAGTATGATGCGGCTGGGCATTGCCCTGGAAACCGTCGATACAGCGTTGTGTTCAAGAACCTACAATGAGGGAATACAATTTGCCAGCTCCAAAGGGTTGGATTACCAGGCAGCTCTCCTCTACTTCAACAGGGCTTACCTGTACATTGCAAGAGCTTCCTACCAGGAGGCCGAAAAAACACTCGATTCGGCGCTTGTCTTCCTGGGAAGGTCCAGTCATGTGAACACTTTATTTAAGACAGCAAGTGTATATGCTACGCTATCTGAGGTGAAGCGGCACCAAGGCGATTACCAGCAAGCAGTAGCCTGGCAAAACAAAGCCATTGAGTTATATATCAAGCTGGATAAACCGGCCAGTCTGCTTACTGCCTATATCAACCAGGCCTCAGTCTTCAAGGACCTGAATGAATTTGTGAAAGAGGAGGAATATGGCCGGAAGGCTTTGGCCATTGCCCGCTCAACGGGCAGGCGGCAGGACTTGTTCAGTGCCCATTTCACCATTGCGCTGGCCCTCACCATGCAGAACCAATACCAAAAGGCAGACGATCATATTGATTCATCACGCAAATATTATGATGAGAACTACGCACACCAGGCCGTGATCAGTTATCACCTGGTGGCCGGGCTGATTGATATGAACCTGAACAGGCTGGCATCAGCCAATGAACACTTTACCAAAACAGGCCAGATCGCAGAGCAGGCCAAAGATGTGTTTGGTAATATCCAGGCGAGGTTGCAGCTGGCCCGGGTACTTACCCTGCAGAAAAAGTTCAGGGAAGGAGAAGCCTTGTTGCTGGCCATACAAAAGGAAAGGGCCGATCTTCAAATGAACCACCAGGTGATCCTCCTGGATTACCTGGCAAGGTTATATGAAGAATGGGGTGATGCTAAGAAGGCGCTTCCCTATTATAAAAAGTATAAGGAGGTGTCTGATTCCATGTCCAGCATTCAAAATAAACAGTATGCGAGCAACCTGGAAGTGCAATACCAGACAGCGCAAAAAGAAGCCACCATACAGCAGCTGGAAGCCGATAAAAAGTTTCAGCAATTGAACATCCGCCAGAAAAATACCTTAAATTATATCCTGATCGGCGGCGCTGTGGGTTTGTTGGTCATATCATTGCTGACCTATAGGAATTACAGGCACAAACAAAAGTTACAGCAACAACGGATCAATGAGCTGGAAACAGAGCAGCAGCTCACAGCGGCAGAAGCGGTGTTGAAAGGAGAGGAGCAGGAACGTACCCGCCTGGCAAAGGATCTGCACGATGGATTGGGCGGTATGCTGTCGGGCATCAAATATTCCCTGCGTACAGTGAAGGAAAATCTGGTCATGACGCCTGCCAATGCGCTGGCATTTGAACGCAGCATGGATATGCTGGATAGTTCTATCCAGGAGATGCGACGGGTGGCGCACAATATGATGCCGGAAACCCTGGTGAAGTTTGGCCTTGATGCAGCGCTGAAAGACTTTTGTAATGACATTACGCAATCAAACGCCTTGCAGGTTACGTATCAGTCTATCGGTATGAACGGCCCGGATATTTCCCAAACAACTACGATCACCATTTACCGTATTGTGCAGGAACTGATCAATAACGCGATCAAACATGCCGCTGCACGCACATCGATCGTACAGATCAGCAGAACGGGAGATAAAGTATCTTTAACGGTAGAAGATGATGGGGGTGGATTTGATCCGGCCATACTCCAGGGGACCAAAGGCCTGGGCTGGAGTAATATTCAAAACCGGGTAGGCTATCTGAAAGGAAATACAGATATACGGAGTGAACCGGGAAAAGGTACTTCTGTTCTTATTGAATTTGAAACAGCATGA
- a CDS encoding response regulator gives MNVTVFIVDDHYMVIEGIRSLLQHDKRMELSGHATSTVSCMAFLQGCQPDVILMDINLGDESGIDLCKIVKDKYPSINIIGLSTFNQQTFIQKMLDNGASGYVLKNATQEELIEAILTVIKGKTYLSLEASRVLSKKTSTNIVLTRREKEVLELIADGLTNNEIAQKLFVSVSTVDTHRRNLLEKFEARNIASLVKIAMQQQLI, from the coding sequence ATGAATGTAACGGTATTTATAGTAGATGATCATTACATGGTGATCGAGGGAATACGTTCTTTGTTGCAGCATGACAAGCGTATGGAATTGAGCGGTCATGCTACCAGCACGGTTTCCTGTATGGCGTTTTTGCAGGGATGTCAACCCGATGTGATCCTGATGGATATTAACCTCGGAGATGAAAGCGGCATTGATCTTTGTAAAATAGTGAAGGATAAATATCCTTCCATCAATATTATTGGGTTGAGCACTTTCAATCAGCAGACCTTTATTCAAAAGATGCTGGACAATGGGGCATCGGGTTATGTATTGAAAAATGCTACGCAGGAGGAACTGATCGAAGCGATCCTCACCGTGATCAAGGGAAAGACCTATCTGAGTCTGGAAGCATCACGGGTGCTGAGTAAAAAAACGTCGACGAATATTGTTCTTACCCGCCGGGAAAAGGAGGTGCTGGAACTGATTGCCGACGGTCTCACCAATAATGAGATTGCCCAAAAGCTTTTCGTGAGTGTATCCACCGTCGATACCCACCGGCGCAACCTGCTGGAGAAATTTGAAGCCCGTAATATCGCCTCCCTTGTTAAAATTGCCATGCAGCAACAGCTGATATAA
- a CDS encoding GIY-YIG nuclease family protein, which produces MKTTHTYYVYILTNSNKTTLYIGVTNNLEQRIIEHYLNRGNSTSFAGKYFCHFLLYYESFGMIQAAIAREKELKRWSRHKKTILINITNPEWKFLNKDLFDQWPPREPISHRGIY; this is translated from the coding sequence ATGAAGACCACGCATACCTATTATGTTTATATCCTCACCAACTCCAACAAGACCACACTTTATATTGGAGTCACCAATAATCTTGAACAACGCATCATTGAACACTATCTAAACCGCGGCAACTCCACTTCGTTCGCAGGAAAATATTTTTGTCACTTTCTTCTTTACTATGAATCTTTTGGTATGATCCAGGCTGCTATTGCCAGGGAAAAAGAACTTAAACGCTGGAGCCGTCACAAGAAAACAATCTTGATAAATATAACAAACCCGGAATGGAAATTCCTGAATAAAGACTTATTTGACCAATGGCCGCCCAGGGAACCTATTTCACATAGGGGTATTTATTAA
- a CDS encoding L-fucose dehydrogenase has protein sequence MDLQLKDKVIIVTGGAKGIGEGISKVLAAEGAIPVIMGRNEEDNLKTVAEIKAAGQQAGQVVAELTKPEACEQAVKAVIKQYGRIDGLVNNAGVNDGVGLENGSYEAFIASLHKNLVHYYLVAQYALPELKKSKGAIVNISSKTAETGQGGTSAYAASNGGRNALTREWAVELLPYGIRVNAIVVAECWTPLYERWISSLPNSEEKLASIVAKIPLENRMTTAEELGNATAFLLSSASSHTTGQLIHVDGGYVHLDRAISQ, from the coding sequence ATGGATCTTCAATTAAAAGACAAGGTCATTATTGTAACAGGCGGCGCGAAAGGTATTGGAGAAGGCATCTCGAAAGTACTGGCAGCAGAAGGCGCTATCCCGGTGATCATGGGGCGCAATGAAGAGGACAACCTGAAAACAGTAGCAGAGATCAAAGCTGCCGGCCAGCAGGCGGGTCAGGTAGTGGCCGAGCTTACTAAACCGGAAGCCTGCGAGCAGGCAGTAAAAGCAGTGATCAAACAATATGGCCGCATTGACGGACTGGTCAACAATGCCGGTGTAAATGATGGCGTAGGTTTGGAGAATGGCAGTTATGAGGCATTTATTGCTTCGCTGCACAAGAACCTGGTGCATTATTACCTGGTAGCGCAATATGCCTTACCCGAACTGAAGAAGTCGAAAGGGGCTATTGTGAACATCAGTTCCAAGACAGCTGAAACGGGCCAGGGTGGCACGTCGGCTTATGCAGCTTCCAATGGAGGCCGCAATGCCCTCACCCGTGAATGGGCGGTAGAGCTCCTGCCCTATGGCATCCGTGTGAATGCTATTGTAGTGGCAGAGTGCTGGACGCCCTTGTATGAAAGGTGGATCAGCAGCCTGCCGAATTCAGAGGAAAAACTGGCTTCTATTGTAGCCAAGATACCATTAGAAAACCGTATGACCACAGCGGAAGAACTTGGCAATGCCACTGCTTTTCTGTTGTCTTCTGCCTCCAGCCACACAACCGGTCAACTCATCCATGTAGATGGCGGTTATGTGCATTTGGATAGGGCGATCAGTCAGTAA
- a CDS encoding fumarylacetoacetate hydrolase family protein — MKLIRFGEPGHEKPGILLDGKRYDTSAITRDYDETFFTEDGIAKLQAALAQKPSLPEVPAAIRWAAPQVRPSKIICIGLNYADHARESNMELPKEPIVFFKSTTALVGPNDDLVIPKNSVKTDWEVELAVIIGKKATYVEEKDAAGYIAGYALHNDYSERAFQLERGGQWVKGKSCDTFAPLGPWIATADEIKDVNNLRLWLTVNGKTMQDGNTSNFIFNVNYVVAYLSQFMTLLPGDIISTGTPAGVGLGQKPNPIYIKAGDVMELGIDGLGTSKQVAKAYQP, encoded by the coding sequence ATGAAACTGATCCGATTTGGAGAACCCGGCCACGAGAAACCCGGTATTTTGCTGGATGGAAAAAGATATGACACATCGGCCATTACACGTGATTACGATGAGACCTTCTTCACAGAAGATGGCATTGCCAAACTGCAAGCGGCCCTTGCTCAAAAACCTTCCTTACCGGAAGTACCTGCTGCTATCCGTTGGGCAGCCCCCCAGGTGAGGCCCTCCAAGATCATCTGCATTGGTCTCAATTATGCCGACCATGCCCGCGAAAGCAATATGGAGCTTCCAAAGGAGCCGATCGTATTCTTCAAATCGACCACGGCACTGGTAGGCCCCAATGATGACCTGGTGATTCCAAAGAACAGTGTGAAGACGGATTGGGAAGTTGAACTGGCGGTGATCATTGGCAAAAAAGCAACCTATGTAGAAGAAAAAGACGCAGCTGGTTATATCGCAGGTTATGCCCTGCACAATGACTACAGCGAGCGGGCATTCCAGCTGGAACGTGGCGGCCAATGGGTAAAAGGCAAGAGCTGCGATACTTTTGCACCATTAGGTCCCTGGATCGCTACAGCCGATGAAATAAAAGATGTTAACAACCTCCGCCTGTGGCTGACCGTTAACGGAAAGACCATGCAGGATGGCAATACCAGCAATTTCATTTTCAATGTGAACTATGTGGTAGCTTACCTCAGCCAGTTCATGACGCTGCTGCCGGGCGATATCATCTCTACGGGTACACCAGCCGGCGTGGGCCTTGGACAAAAACCCAACCCTATTTATATCAAGGCGGGTGATGTAATGGAATTAGGCATCGACGGACTGGGCACCAGCAAACAGGTAGCCAAAGCATACCAACCATAA
- a CDS encoding LutC/YkgG family protein yields the protein MSRDKILTAARQNKPALVPLPEMATFVFAANDLVTAFTASITKAGGAATVLGSLQELPAKIKEGWPDARRVADFIHGDSNTNASLLKEPALLDLVVLKGQLGVAENGAIWLTDKDCVERVLPFITQHLVLVIDEQTLVGNMHQAYGIMGKQNPDYGVFIAGPSKTADIEQSLVIGAHGPRSLQVFICT from the coding sequence TTGAGTAGGGATAAAATACTAACCGCCGCAAGGCAAAACAAACCAGCCCTGGTGCCTTTACCGGAAATGGCGACTTTTGTTTTTGCGGCCAATGACCTGGTGACAGCTTTTACAGCATCCATTACCAAGGCCGGAGGAGCGGCTACTGTGCTGGGCAGCCTGCAGGAACTGCCGGCGAAAATAAAAGAAGGATGGCCCGATGCCAGGCGGGTGGCCGACTTCATTCATGGCGACAGCAACACCAACGCATCGCTGCTCAAAGAACCAGCCCTGCTTGATCTGGTCGTTCTTAAAGGGCAACTGGGTGTAGCAGAGAATGGCGCTATCTGGCTAACTGATAAGGATTGCGTGGAGCGGGTATTGCCATTTATCACCCAGCACCTGGTGCTGGTGATCGACGAACAAACACTGGTAGGCAATATGCACCAGGCTTATGGGATAATGGGCAAACAGAACCCTGATTATGGCGTATTCATTGCAGGTCCTTCGAAGACTGCCGACATTGAACAATCGCTGGTCATTGGCGCCCATGGACCAAGGAGCTTGCAGGTGTTTATTTGTACGTAA